One window from the genome of Bdellovibrio sp. NC01 encodes:
- the cysS gene encoding cysteine--tRNA ligase, translated as MSLKIHNSESKKLEEFVSLEPKKVKMYVCGPTVYNFLHVGNFRGVVFFNLVRNWLEYLGYEVQYALNFTDVDDKIIARAHELNMEPGALAEKYIAEYKKDFNSLGLRPHDFNPKVTESMNEITSIVETLISKGKAYEAKGDVMYSIESFKDYGKLSGRHTDELQAGARVEVDDKKRNPLDFALWKAAKPGEISWPSPWGPGRPGWHIECSAMIQKIFGEQIDIHGGGMDLIFPHHENEIAQSEGCTGKHFVKYWMHNNMLNFGGQKMSKSLGNIVTMREFLETNSAELYKWMILSVHYRTMSDFSEAAIDRAVSGLGRVYSAMALAESYLTGEVKMADQAFQKITDDAWVKIENALNDDFGTPEAFATLFEVVRQFNNQVRRGMKTNPAIQGKAVAFTNFVRRFGSMMSMFQEPAHDFLVKLDDLLLAKMNLQRSVVDTLVAERGQARANKDFAKSDELRTKLNDMGIAVSDTTEGSFWEVAK; from the coding sequence ATGTCGCTGAAGATTCACAACTCTGAGTCAAAAAAACTTGAAGAATTTGTATCGCTGGAACCAAAGAAAGTAAAAATGTACGTCTGCGGTCCAACGGTTTACAACTTCCTACACGTTGGAAACTTCCGTGGCGTCGTCTTTTTTAATCTGGTTCGTAACTGGCTTGAATATTTGGGTTATGAAGTTCAGTACGCTCTGAACTTTACGGACGTCGATGATAAAATCATCGCGCGTGCCCATGAGTTGAATATGGAGCCGGGGGCTCTTGCAGAAAAATACATCGCTGAATACAAAAAAGATTTTAACTCTTTGGGATTGCGACCTCATGATTTCAATCCGAAAGTGACTGAATCTATGAACGAGATCACAAGCATCGTTGAAACTTTGATTTCAAAAGGCAAAGCCTATGAAGCCAAAGGTGACGTGATGTATTCGATCGAATCGTTTAAGGACTACGGCAAACTTTCAGGTCGTCACACTGACGAATTGCAAGCGGGTGCCCGTGTTGAAGTGGACGATAAAAAACGCAATCCATTGGATTTCGCATTGTGGAAAGCTGCGAAGCCAGGGGAAATTTCTTGGCCGTCTCCGTGGGGACCGGGTCGTCCTGGTTGGCATATCGAGTGCTCGGCGATGATTCAAAAAATCTTTGGTGAGCAGATTGATATTCACGGTGGCGGGATGGATTTGATTTTCCCGCATCATGAAAATGAGATCGCACAAAGTGAAGGCTGCACTGGAAAGCATTTTGTAAAATACTGGATGCACAACAATATGTTGAACTTCGGTGGCCAGAAGATGTCGAAGTCCTTAGGTAACATCGTTACGATGCGCGAGTTCCTTGAAACAAACAGTGCCGAACTTTACAAGTGGATGATTTTATCAGTTCACTATCGCACGATGAGCGATTTCTCTGAAGCGGCGATTGATCGCGCGGTTTCTGGTTTGGGTCGTGTTTATTCGGCGATGGCTTTGGCTGAAAGTTATCTGACAGGCGAAGTGAAGATGGCTGATCAAGCCTTCCAAAAAATTACGGACGATGCTTGGGTGAAAATTGAAAATGCATTGAATGATGACTTTGGTACGCCTGAAGCTTTCGCGACGTTGTTTGAAGTCGTTCGTCAGTTCAATAATCAAGTTCGTCGTGGTATGAAAACAAATCCTGCGATTCAAGGTAAGGCTGTGGCGTTTACAAACTTTGTACGCCGCTTTGGTAGCATGATGAGCATGTTCCAAGAACCTGCTCATGATTTCCTTGTGAAGTTGGATGATTTGTTGCTTGCGAAAATGAATTTACAACGTTCTGTTGTGGATACGTTAGTTGCGGAACGTGGTCAGGCTCGTGCGAATAAAGATTTCGCTAAGTCTGATGAGCTTCGTACAAAATTAAACGATATGGGTATTGCGGTCAGCGATACGACAGAAGGTTCATTCTGGGAAGTAGCTAAATAA
- the gltX gene encoding glutamate--tRNA ligase — protein MASQISPHVRVRFAPSPTGYLHVGGARTALYNYLYAKKNGGEFILRIEDTDEARSTQESLRGVVDDMVWLNLLWAEGVDPVTLKDVGPLGPYRQSERQDIYKKYADELLNAGKAYYCFLTDEEIEKQREEALKAGRSPHVNSPYQDWTLDQAKAKIAEGGKAVVRFKTRELKKDYILNDQVRGEVRFPSDMVGDFVILRSGGMPVYNFCCVIDDHLMKMTHVFRAEEHLPNTLRQMMIYEAFGWQLPEFGHMALILDEDRQKLSKRKGAVACGLLKEEGYLPSAVLNFIALLGWSHPEGKEIMSVDDMIQAFDISRLNHSGAIFDRVKFKWMNAQHLRALPNADLWKAIQPFLAREKMELPQDPVWQDKSISLFKPYMEVLADAIELYKPLNDKSYVILPEADETMKWEPTKAVLTAWRDLVAALPNEFMTEDEFLKLQDEVKNKTGAKGKNLFMPIRVAVIGKPHGAELKILVPLIKKSSLLARAEQALAKI, from the coding sequence ATGGCTTCGCAAATTTCTCCTCATGTTCGTGTTCGTTTTGCCCCATCGCCAACAGGTTATCTGCACGTTGGTGGCGCAAGAACTGCGCTTTATAATTATCTTTACGCGAAAAAAAATGGCGGTGAATTCATTCTGCGTATTGAAGACACGGATGAAGCACGTTCAACGCAAGAATCTTTGCGTGGCGTGGTTGACGATATGGTGTGGTTGAATCTTTTGTGGGCGGAAGGTGTTGACCCTGTGACGTTGAAAGACGTGGGTCCGCTAGGTCCTTACCGTCAAAGTGAACGTCAAGATATCTACAAAAAATATGCTGATGAATTATTGAACGCAGGCAAAGCTTACTACTGCTTTTTGACGGATGAAGAAATCGAAAAGCAACGTGAAGAAGCATTGAAGGCGGGACGTTCTCCGCATGTGAACTCTCCTTATCAAGATTGGACTCTGGATCAAGCGAAAGCGAAAATCGCTGAAGGTGGGAAAGCGGTTGTGCGTTTTAAAACGCGCGAGCTGAAAAAAGATTATATTTTAAATGACCAAGTTCGTGGTGAAGTGCGCTTTCCTTCGGACATGGTCGGCGACTTTGTGATTTTAAGATCTGGCGGTATGCCAGTTTATAACTTCTGCTGCGTGATCGACGATCATTTGATGAAGATGACTCATGTGTTCCGTGCGGAAGAACATCTGCCAAATACTCTTCGCCAAATGATGATCTATGAAGCGTTCGGCTGGCAATTGCCAGAGTTCGGTCATATGGCGTTGATCTTGGATGAAGACCGTCAAAAGCTTTCGAAACGTAAAGGTGCGGTTGCTTGCGGTCTTTTAAAAGAAGAAGGCTACTTGCCGTCAGCAGTTTTGAATTTCATCGCACTTCTTGGTTGGTCACATCCAGAAGGTAAAGAGATCATGTCCGTAGATGATATGATTCAAGCTTTCGATATTTCGCGTTTGAATCACTCAGGCGCGATCTTTGACCGCGTGAAATTCAAATGGATGAATGCGCAACACTTGCGTGCTCTTCCAAATGCGGATTTGTGGAAAGCGATTCAACCATTTTTGGCGCGTGAAAAAATGGAACTTCCCCAAGATCCAGTATGGCAGGATAAATCGATTTCATTATTTAAGCCGTATATGGAAGTTTTGGCGGATGCGATCGAGTTGTACAAACCACTCAATGATAAATCTTATGTGATCTTGCCAGAAGCTGACGAGACGATGAAGTGGGAGCCAACGAAAGCAGTTCTAACTGCGTGGCGCGATCTTGTAGCAGCATTGCCGAACGAGTTCATGACTGAAGACGAATTCTTGAAACTTCAAGATGAAGTGAAAAACAAAACAGGTGCTAAAGGTAAAAACTTGTTCATGCCAATTCGTGTGGCGGTGATCGGTAAACCTCATGGTGCTGAATTGAAGATTCTTGTTCCATTGATTAAAAAATCGTCTTTGCTAGCTCGTGCAGAGCAAGCGTTGGCAAAAATCTAG